In Candidatus Zixiibacteriota bacterium, the following are encoded in one genomic region:
- a CDS encoding ACT domain-containing protein gives MEKTDRTRIIIAVFGKNRPGIVSSITAVLAENGCSIEDISQTIMQEFFSMIMVVDISGCKLDFAGLRDKIQSTETQLGMKVYVMHEDIFRYMHRI, from the coding sequence ATTGAAAAGACTGACCGCACAAGAATTATCATCGCGGTATTTGGCAAAAACCGCCCGGGGATTGTTTCTTCGATTACTGCAGTACTTGCGGAGAATGGCTGTTCCATCGAAGATATTTCCCAGACAATTATGCAGGAGTTTTTCTCAATGATTATGGTTGTCGATATTAGCGGCTGTAAACTTGATTTCGCGGGACTTCGCGACAAAATCCAGTCGACCGAAACGCAGCTTGGTATGAAAGTCTATGTCATGCACGAAGATATTTTCCGGTATATGCACCGGATCTGA